Genomic window (Helianthus annuus cultivar XRQ/B chromosome 3, HanXRQr2.0-SUNRISE, whole genome shotgun sequence):
cttcttgatctacCATCGTGTTAGCTTGAGGCTCATACCAACATTCTAATCGTATGTGACCAAATCTATTACAGTTGTAGCATTGCACACTACTTCTTCCACGGCCACCGGATCTTCCACATCCTCTACTTCTTCCACCATGAGAGAAAGACCTACCTCTTCCTCGAGCAATAATAACATCGTTTTCCTTGGCCTGAAATGCACGTTCTTCTTCAACATGCTCAACACTTCGATTAACTCTTGTCTCATGAGACTGGAGAGAACCCATCAGTTGATCAAAGGTAAGCATAGACAAATACTTTGATTCTTCAATGGCTGTGACAACGTGATCCCATTTTATAGGAAGACTTCATAGCACTTTTTCCACCACTTGTTGGTCAGACACCACCTCTCCATATGCTCTCTTTTGATTAACATTCGTCATGACTCTTGACAAGAAATCTGCAACAGCTTCATCATCTTTCATCTAGAGAGTCTCGAAATCTCTTCTCAGGCCTTGTAGCTTTACTGTTATCACTTTTGTATCTCCCTGGTATACTGTCTGCAACACATCCCAGGCCTGTTTAGCGGTTGATGCAGCAACGATGCGAGAGAAGATGCTGTCATGAACAGCCTGCTGTATGAACCATCTTTCTTACGATTCTCTCGCAACCTAGCAGCATCAGTGTCATCTTCAGCGAACCCCCTGGACACAATCCCAACCGTCTTAACCCTAATACTCCAAAATTCGTAACCATCTCCTTTAAACACAGGAAGGAGAGGGTTGATTTGTGTTAGTGTTTGCAGGCGCCATCACTCTCTTGTTTTTTCCTTTTTTTGTAACCTCACAGACAATGTTGtagaaatcggcctaggcggccgattaatcggcgcctaggcgctaatCGTGACTTATCGCCTAAATTTATCCAAGTCGGTCAaaaaaatcggtcaaaatcggtaAAAGTCGGTCAAAATCGGACTAATCGGGCCTATGTTTTTTGACCCaataaacccaatttttgaaaccTGGCCCATGGTTTAAAGCCCAAATTTTAGTTATAaactattttaacatttaagtttaggtattttaacatttaagcccctctatctttcactagtttacatatggttcctaaacttttaaatttattaataaaaagtataaagttatctcctaaacttgtaaatttattaataaaaagtataaagttatatatatatatatatatatatatatatatatatatgtaaatttgtaaaattatactccctccgtcccactaaaagtgtcctattttgaattttcaaagtttttatttataaactttgaccttaaataattttgtttgtgttagataatacttgatgaaagttatatgatttaagtgtgttttacaagtgtttttattgggttaattttcatcaagttttatgtaacacaaaaatatataattaaagtcaaagtttataagtaaagactttgaaaattcaaaatatgacacttttagtGGGACGGAGGTAGTACTTAAAAAGTCCAATATGATTAATCCTATTAATTCTTAGGTGGTACCTCACCGCCTGACcagcgcctagcgccttctacaaaATTGCTCACAGATCTTTTAAGCCAAACTCTGATACCACAATGTTATTTGGGATATCAACAAGCCAGTAAACAAGATACTTTATTCATTGCATAAAGCTGCTTATATAGAGCAGACTACAACGTAAACATGAAACGGTAAAAGCAAAGCCAACTAACTCCTAGTGACACGGTACTTTCCTGTAGATTAAGATGTACCATACTTATTCAAATACATAATTAAAAACACATGCAAATACTTTTTGAATTATTCTCAATAGAAACTGCAGTTCCATAAATGAGCTTCAGTCGATGGGAAGCAGTTCAATTTTGATCTCGGAAACGGTGGCGTCCTCAGTCCCTGCTCTCGGCACCAAAGTCACCAAAACATACTCTTCCTCTTCAGCTTCAAGGTCCTCCAAAACTTCTGTGATCCCATACGACGCCCCACTCGTAATAAACATCTTGTGGCCAGGCATATGCGGCACCTGCGCGAAAGTACCAACAAACTCGCTTGAGGTCGCGGTGGTCTGGATCCCATCGTCTACATCATTCACCAACACATCGAACTTGAAAAACTTCTCACTGTTGAACTTGATCCCATTCAAAACCAACATTTCAGTAGCTTTCTCCTTTTCATCCTCACTCCTCGTTGTAGCTGGCCTCTTCACTAGAACGTTCACTCTCTTGTCTAACTTCACAGGAAACTCCGTCTCCTCCGCTTTCTTCACAGATCTAACCGACTTAAGTGCGACTTTGGACGCTTTAACACGAGGAATCGGCGGACTCTCCTTCCAGGGGATGCTTGATGCTTCgtacatgtatcccatcctttTCATGTCTACACAGTCTCTATTGTAGACACGTACAAGCTCCTCGTTCTCATCATAAAACACGTATGAGGAATTCTTCCAGTCAGTGGATCTTGGACCTTTGTTGCGGTTACCCTTCAAACCCATCCAGATATGCCACATGCGGTCGACATTAGCATGATGGACATAAAAAACCGGGTCATATCCAGCCGAGTAAAAGTTACCCAAGTCCTCGTGGTTCGCCATCCTAGGGTTACCCACCCATCTGTGCACCGCTGTATGAGCACCATTCTCTATGGAACCACCACACTCACTTACCTTTGGATTGGGATCACAACCGAAGAAGTCATCTGTCCTTTTGGTTCGGATCATCTGAGTGTGCAATGAACACAGATTAATGCTTACCTGGTCTACACAAGGATGGCCACGTTCTTTATCATCAAACTGGAGATCAACTATAGCTGGAGCGGCGTGTGATACGTTGCGGTAAGGGTCGAATAACGGGTTGGTTCGGAGATCATTGTCTGGGCCAGGGGCTTCGAACATGGCAGGAAGCATCATTCCCATGGGATTGTCCCAGTTCCAGTATGGTAAAGCGAATGATGGGTCGTCGATTAACTTACCCAAGATCCGCTCGTAGAAATAGAGGTACCATCGGTGGAAAGGGTAGAAAATCGAGGAGAAGTGAACCTGTATTAAAAGACACTATGTTTAGTCCATAAATGTAAATAATTATAGTCTATGTTAGAATATCATTCACAATTCACGAACATAACATGGACATTAATCTCTTTCTCATTTCTCAATTACCTTGACTTCCACCTTTTGATTTTCACTCAGTTGTTGATGGTACGCGCCGTTGCAGTAAGCGCAATGGATCTTACCTTGTTGTTTCCAGCTGTGTGGATGATCATCGGGAAGAGCCTTCATGGCCGCGATTGCGGCTTTATACTTCTCGATGTACTCAGGAGTGAGTTTGTGTGCAGGGCTTCGAACACGAAGCGCACGGAAGCTAGGCAAGACGTAAGGTTTTGGGAAAGCTGCTGGTGAGTGTGGAGGGCAACAAGCTACTCCTCTAACCACGTCGTCGAGATTGTTTATCAGTGAAGTCGCAGGAACGCAGTCTGAAATGTCGTCTGGAGCTGTGACAGGGTATGCGAAGGCCGAGCCGATGTTGGTCATGTTCGCGGTGCCGTATAGACCGCCTAGCCCCAGGAGCAAGTTTCTCCGGTCTACATTATTATTCTGCATGGGAAGTATGAGGTTTGGGCTTTCAGAGGTTTTAGGATGATCGTCTGAAGAAGCATTGCATGAGACTTTGAAGCGATAGGGAGGGGGTTTGGAAGATAAGGGTGAGAGAGGGGACAGAGAGGTGGTGGGAAAGGTGGACACACAAAGAGAAGCCATTATCGTTGGTTTAGTTGGTGCTCTCAGTTGTTGCTGAACACCTGAATATATAGAGAAATTTTAGGAAAAAAGTTGGAGTTATTAAAGCATTCACATTCAACCCCATTATATTGtggagtttttataatataaagtgtataaaaaatggttgtaagtagagaagagagaaaatgttactgtttatctgtatatttgaggggacactgttcaccctttataattttttaatatattttgaaagtagttgtgagtggagaagagagaaaaggtaatgataaaagtataaaaaatattatttaattgaaaaggagagagaaaatgtagtgttttttagtgtaatttagggtgaaaatataatggaatggatgtgaatgctcttagagcattcacatccaatccactaaaaatatacatacattccactaaaaaacaactcctatatcaatatatttctactaaaaacaaatactttttctctctccttttcaatatatattacattttctctctcctctactcacaaccactttcaatatatattaaaaaagtatagggggtgaacagtgtccccccaaatatacagatgaacagtaacattttctctctcttccactcacaaccactttttatacttcttatattttaaaaaccccccACACAGATTTTGGtggtttggatgagaatgctcttagagcattctcatccaatccatcaaattatacatacattccactaaaaaacaattcctatattaatatattttcactaaaaacaaatactttttctctctccttttcaattaaataatattatcattacatttttctctctcattcactcacaaccactttcaatatatattaaaaaaattatactgggtgaacaatatccccccaaatatacagatgaacagtaacattttctctctcctccactcacaaccattttttatatcctttataatataaaaactacccctcacatattttgatggTTTAGATGAGAATGCTCTTAGGTGGGTTAAGTTTCAAGTTATTACTATGACCAacatataatattatattataatattatggCTTTTACAAAAATTATGCTACAGTGGATGTTTGAATGATAGGAGATACAGGGAAACTTAGATTCGGTCCTTAAGCCAAATTAACGGGTTTTATCGATAATTTCATCGCCGCGCCTACGTGCGGGTAGCTTACCTAGTTTTCCATTAGTgatggactcgggttactctcgaagTACTCCATTTGGTCCAACGGCTGCCCCGAGTGTGTTCAGGATTAattctgttggccgttaaaaaataAAATCAGTGGATGTTTGAAGAATCTTAAAGTTTATAATTAATTCAATTCAGCGAAGATTTGTTTCTAAAATTTATGCTACATTGGATTGTTAAGGAATTTTATTATCATTTCTTATTTAATATATTGTGCTTAAGATTGTTGTACCTTTAACTTTGTGattttttcaaaaagaaaatagaatttttctttttaatcataaagttttaatctttgttttctttttaactctaaagttttaatctttaacaatttaagtttatagttttaatctttggtaatttaacccttttgattaatttgattttttcacttttaattcaaaagtttccatcttatacaatttaacccctttgataaatttgatttttcacttctaattcaaaagtttccatcttttgcgatttaaccattttgatttttttactttgctccctgtggtttggtcactttaacggttttgccccaaacctttaaaaatagccattttactccctgatgttttggttttgttgccagtttgctcactgcggggagcaaaatggaaaaacaaacaatttggatagAGTTAGAGgtggggagcaaactggcaaaaaaaccaaaacatcagggagtaaaatggctatttttaaaggtttggagcaaaaccgctaaaatgaccaaaacacagggagcaaaacggaagtttactcttttacttatgtgttgtagtCTTGGCTTAGGGGGTTTTTTAAAGCAAATGAAAACTATCAagcaccaaagttgaaagtaaaaaaaattgtgagGATGGAttataaaagataaaaatttttgtattaaaagtaaaaaaacaaatagttttaggTTAAAAGCAATTTATGAAATAATTTTgaatgaaaagtaaaaaaaatcaatttttttaaaaacctcCAAAACCAAGATTACGACAACTAGCTTATGCTCTAAAAATATTAGAGCATCAAcaataggggggggggggtggatgAGTAACATGGCATCCCAACTCATTTCTCTCTCATGCCCACTCACAACAAATTCTCTCTCTTTAAAACACCACTTCCTCAATACGCTCACATAACTCATATTTTCTAGTTTTTCACCACAAACTAAACCACACTCTCTCTCCTTAAAAACAACTTCACCCaataataaaaacacaaaaaatcaCCACATCATCAAAAACACATATCAAATATACGTTACTaagttataaccccgtgtattacacgggttgaataaatataactttatatattatggggtaactttgtagaatagtaacctagttttaaaagtgtttcaattaggtcactcaagtttcaaaagtgttctaatcagatcactcaacattcatttttcattaaaattaagggttttttttttcatccatttcataggCAACCGTGATGATgttgatttttgtttcttttttcccttttatttgatgctaacgtcgaGTGATGATGTGGATTGtagcttttttttttatttttaatgcaattaaagtgttttatttttaataagtataatttcatatattaaaataaccCGACCCGTCGGTTATTAGATAGCaaataaagataaagattataAACTTTTATATAAACAATTAAAACTATCTTTATAAACAATAAAAACgttaatatatagtttttaattttattagttaatatATGGTTATCTATTATCCTTATTGTTATCATCAAAATCTTTtaattttatcacttatttttatctttATCATCAAAATATCTTCTACAAATTTTAATTGAGACCACCTCATAAATCGACATCAACATGTGTCcccaaagtggtttcttttattatatgtatagatatgtTTTAATGATTGAAATCAATAATATCAATAAGTTATGTTTGAGCTATGTTAAAATAACAATAagaatgatatttgaactttaaatTAATGAATAATATCTATAATTTATGTTTGAgcaattaaaataataataagaatgatatttgaactttgaaTTAAATCACGTTCTAGgaaatattttttaatatatatatttttacagATTCGAATTAAGATGACAGGTACGTATTGTATTTTTCTTATCACaccctttttttttataaatccataaattatagattagatttaaaatacattttagagtttagatttacaatcaaaataaaattctaatataatatttagatctttttaatttaaaatttatcaataaattattgatgccctcattgaatgacatgtgtcccaaatcaggttttttttttttttattatatagtatagaagaTTGGTGATTATCTTACAACAATTTGATCTCCTTGTATACTTTGACTATATAATTCCGATAGTGGACTTAACAGAAACCTCAAAACACTTCTATCGATATGgctttaatttatatttatatattatgtaAACATTAATTTATTGTTAAATTTTAAATATTTGATACTAGTGATTTTTTAAATTATCTAAATATTAATTTTCCATTATAAAttatctatttttttttcaaacgttACTGTTTCAACGGCTATATTTTCAAACGGTTACCATTCAACGGCTATTTTTTGTATAAATACATCAGTTGGTTTTACATCCCACATTTGCAACTATCACTTTACAAATCACTACAACTACCAAACTAATTcgaagtgatggtggtggttatAATCCAGGTGGTGCAGCCAGACCGTCTAACCTTAGGCGGCTATCTCGTTGACGTTCTAACACTCAACCTGCTCCGTTAAACCCACCATCTACAACAATCTACCCGCCACCGACAATATTCTATATCCACCACCTATAGCAGTCTACCCACCACCGGCAACACTCTATCCACCTCTTGCAGTGAGGAAGCGAACTTGGTGTATGACTACACCATGACACAACTCCAATTTGATTGTGTGCGAATTGGGGGAGCCAAACAAACTTCAACACAAACCCTCATCCAACATAAGTCGCAGCCAGCTAGGCCGAAGGGTACGAAACCGACCAGGATGAGAGTGAGGAAGCGAACTTGGTGTATGACTACACCATGATGTAACTCCAATTTGATTGTGTGCGAATTGGGGGAGTCAAACAAACTTCAACACAAACCCTCATCCAACATAAGTCGTAGCCAGCTAGGCCGAAGGGTACGAAACCGACTAGGATGAGGAAT
Coding sequences:
- the LOC110890452 gene encoding polyphenol oxidase I, chloroplastic, with translation MASLCVSTFPTTSLSPLSPLSSKPPPYRFKVSCNASSDDHPKTSESPNLILPMQNNNVDRRNLLLGLGGLYGTANMTNIGSAFAYPVTAPDDISDCVPATSLINNLDDVVRGVACCPPHSPAAFPKPYVLPSFRALRVRSPAHKLTPEYIEKYKAAIAAMKALPDDHPHSWKQQGKIHCAYCNGAYHQQLSENQKVEVKVHFSSIFYPFHRWYLYFYERILGKLIDDPSFALPYWNWDNPMGMMLPAMFEAPGPDNDLRTNPLFDPYRNVSHAAPAIVDLQFDDKERGHPCVDQVSINLCSLHTQMIRTKRTDDFFGCDPNPKVSECGGSIENGAHTAVHRWVGNPRMANHEDLGNFYSAGYDPVFYVHHANVDRMWHIWMGLKGNRNKGPRSTDWKNSSYVFYDENEELVRVYNRDCVDMKRMGYMYEASSIPWKESPPIPRVKASKVALKSVRSVKKAEETEFPVKLDKRVNVLVKRPATTRSEDEKEKATEMLVLNGIKFNSEKFFKFDVLVNDVDDGIQTTATSSEFVGTFAQVPHMPGHKMFITSGASYGITEVLEDLEAEEEEYVLVTLVPRAGTEDATVSEIKIELLPID